A segment of the Gammaproteobacteria bacterium genome:
GATCGCTGAAAGGCTTCGTTCTGAGTTCGGAAAAACACCGAGCTACAGCAAGATCTTCGATCTTACCTTGGTGAATGACGTGGGAATTCCGCTGAATAAGCGAGGGAGCGGCATTAGGCGGTTAGTTATCTTGAGTTTCTTTCAAGCACAGGCTGAAAAGAGAAAAGCTGAAACCGGTGCGCCAGCAATAATCTATGCGATTGAAGAGCCGGAAACATCCCAACACCCAAACCATCAAAGAATGATCATAGATTCGCTGGCGGAGCTTGCGAATGCAGAAAATGTTCAAGTTATATTTACGACGCATAGTTCAAACTTGGCACGAGAAATTCCAACAGAATCGCTGAGATACATCTCCGCAGATGGCGAAGCTGGGCTGGCAATTGAACTAGGCGCCAAAGATGGTGAGGAAAACCCTGAAGTAATCGACAAGATTATTGCTGCTTTGGGCATTTTGCCCAACCCTACAGACAGAGTCAGAGTGCTCTTCTTCGTTGAGGGCAACCATGACGTCAATGCCCTGAAACGATATAGCGCAATTTTGGCGGATCATGACAAAGCAATTCTGAATCTAAACGATACTGATTCCGTCGGCTATGTGATCACGGGAGGTTCTGCCCTAAAGCACTATCTAGAGCAGAAGCATCTTGACGGACTTGGAAAGCCAGAGGTGCATGTCTACGACAATGATGTTGCCTCCTACCGAGACGCGGTGTATGCGATCAACAATGACCCAAGTCCGTCGAAAGTGGCGTTCAATACGGGCAAGCTTGAGTTAGAAAGCTATCTTCATCCTGATGCGATAGAAGAAGCGTATGCGACCCAGGGGACTCCTGCAGTTGCGATTGGCGTCATTTCGGACGACACAGATGTTCCGCTCGAGGTCGCCAAGAAGTTCAATGAGTTGAACGCGAATAATTGGAATGAACTGACTGAGGAAAAACAAAAAGAGCTCGCTAGTGGCAAGAAAAAATCTCTGAACACGATCGCAGTTGAACATATGACGGTTCAAAGGCTGCAGCAGAACGGTGGCTATGCCGACATTCATAATTGGCTCTTAACAGTAAGTAACTTTGCCGCATCATAAGGTCGCATATAACAAATCGTTGCAAGGGACGTTTGACCCGCTGCCCATTTTTGCTGCCGCAAAAATAGTCATAGGGCGGAAAAAGGGGACAGATTTATTATTCGGAACAGAAGATAAATCTGTCCCCTTTTTCCTTTATCTCCTATTTGGGAATAGCCCGTCTGATCCAACAACATTATTTGGTAGAGTCGGAAGATTTGCTCAAGTGCCAAGTCGGAGCGCATTCTCGACGGCGGGAGCGTACGGACAATGACTTGGGTTAGAG
Coding sequences within it:
- a CDS encoding ATP-binding protein, with protein sequence MQLVRLTLKNFRCYREETTLEIDNLTAIIGRNDVGKSALMDALDAFFNESIEAGDLSNTADGNTVELTCFFTGMSEEVVLDTTVPTSPCDEGLFNSQGELEIRRTYTFGAKKTSAIFLNCNQPCDARLRNLLSLKNTPLKNLAEELAVDLNGVNKRQNPPIRKAIRDHIGGDRVETLLKVDGNVDNEDNLKTVWKALKKLLPIYSLFKSDKSFDDKDGDVKSPLQTAIDEALALGEIRGLLDQVEEKVREFSTEVADRTIEKLKNFDESIAERLRSEFGKTPSYSKIFDLTLVNDVGIPLNKRGSGIRRLVILSFFQAQAEKRKAETGAPAIIYAIEEPETSQHPNHQRMIIDSLAELANAENVQVIFTTHSSNLAREIPTESLRYISADGEAGLAIELGAKDGEENPEVIDKIIAALGILPNPTDRVRVLFFVEGNHDVNALKRYSAILADHDKAILNLNDTDSVGYVITGGSALKHYLEQKHLDGLGKPEVHVYDNDVASYRDAVYAINNDPSPSKVAFNTGKLELESYLHPDAIEEAYATQGTPAVAIGVISDDTDVPLEVAKKFNELNANNWNELTEEKQKELASGKKKSLNTIAVEHMTVQRLQQNGGYADIHNWLLTVSNFAAS